The following are encoded together in the Pedobacter sp. D749 genome:
- a CDS encoding DUF1569 domain-containing protein: MTAEKVKASIHQVVDAYKSKLLRYPEGIFQTTPPISGWSYSEVYSHIFDSSLLSIIAFAHAANGKGENKPTHFMVKLILLLGALPPAKKYKVPKRLAERVKKISKTEALDFILEFEKALDDNYPLLADATTNSKTKHPRLGYLNAKQWLRFIEIHLKHHLKQLERIEKSFKA, encoded by the coding sequence ATGACGGCTGAAAAAGTGAAGGCATCGATACATCAGGTGGTCGATGCCTACAAATCGAAATTATTGCGTTACCCTGAAGGTATTTTCCAAACAACCCCTCCAATTTCTGGCTGGAGTTATAGCGAGGTATATTCACATATTTTTGATTCGAGCCTACTTTCAATAATTGCCTTTGCGCACGCTGCAAATGGCAAAGGCGAGAACAAACCGACTCATTTTATGGTAAAGCTGATTTTATTACTAGGCGCTTTACCCCCTGCAAAAAAGTATAAAGTGCCCAAACGGCTGGCAGAGCGTGTAAAAAAGATCAGTAAAACAGAAGCCCTCGATTTTATTTTAGAATTTGAAAAAGCTCTGGACGATAACTATCCATTACTTGCAGATGCAACAACCAACAGCAAAACTAAACACCCAAGATTAGGTTATTTAAATGCTAAACAGTGGCTTAGGTTTATAGAAATACATTTAAAGCACCACCTAAAACAGTTAGAAAGAATAGAAAAGAGTTTTAAGGCGTAA
- a CDS encoding DUF4476 domain-containing protein gives MKKTIFLGLAMLFATLSFAQNNRRSAEVFLEIVNPGKYNVYLDEELVSSATGRFRFYDVYNSTPVLSIIQGNTEILKQRVRVIPEQRLVLSLEGKELITLKQLNIFQNRQYALDDFDGYTGDYNTGIVPPVLPQPDPNYRLLSPEAFQEFYTSYKKCDFDNERVRLINAVSKNASFSSSQSKLILKTFTFDQERLKIAKNLYQTVVDPQNYFTIAETFEFPYYKDEFLKYLEKP, from the coding sequence ATGAAAAAAACCATCTTTTTAGGACTGGCAATGTTATTTGCTACTCTAAGTTTCGCTCAAAACAACCGCAGATCTGCCGAAGTTTTCTTAGAAATCGTTAATCCTGGTAAATACAACGTGTATTTAGACGAAGAACTTGTTTCGTCAGCCACTGGTAGATTTCGCTTTTACGATGTCTACAATTCTACACCAGTACTATCTATTATTCAGGGCAATACGGAAATCTTAAAACAGCGGGTAAGGGTAATTCCGGAACAAAGGCTTGTTTTAAGTTTGGAAGGTAAGGAATTAATCACGCTGAAACAGCTGAATATCTTTCAGAACAGGCAATATGCCCTGGACGATTTTGATGGATATACCGGAGATTATAATACAGGTATTGTTCCGCCAGTGCTGCCGCAGCCAGATCCGAATTACCGTTTATTATCGCCAGAGGCTTTTCAGGAATTTTATACCAGTTATAAAAAATGCGATTTTGATAACGAAAGAGTAAGATTGATCAATGCAGTAAGTAAAAATGCTTCCTTTTCCAGCAGTCAGAGCAAACTTATTCTTAAAACATTCACATTTGATCAAGAACGTTTGAAAATTGCCAAAAACCTCTATCAAACCGTTGTAGATCCACAAAATTATTTTACAATTGCTGAGACATTTGAATTCCCTTACTATAAAGATGAATTTTTAAAATATTTGGAGAAACCGTAA
- a CDS encoding YjjG family noncanonical pyrimidine nucleotidase — protein sequence MKKHIFFDLDHTIWDFDRNAEETLNELYHTYKLDELGLKSCADFISTYTENNHQLWADYHLGKITKDFLRSERFSKTFIQLGIHPDVVPHQFEDDYVNISPTKTNLFEGAENVLGYLQQKYTLHIISNGFKETTLTKMNLSNLNPYFENVIISEDVGVNKPNPVIFEYALDKAKALKTESIMIGDSLEADIYGALGFGMEAIFFNPLQKEKPEDVKQEIFHLEELLKLF from the coding sequence ATGAAAAAACATATCTTCTTCGACCTTGACCATACCATCTGGGATTTTGACCGCAATGCCGAAGAAACATTAAACGAGCTTTATCATACTTATAAACTGGATGAACTCGGCCTTAAATCCTGCGCTGATTTTATCTCCACTTACACCGAAAATAACCATCAATTGTGGGCCGATTACCACCTGGGCAAAATCACAAAAGATTTTTTAAGATCGGAGCGCTTTAGCAAAACGTTTATTCAATTGGGAATCCATCCTGATGTTGTTCCTCATCAATTTGAAGACGACTATGTAAATATTTCACCAACTAAAACAAATTTGTTCGAAGGGGCAGAAAACGTTTTGGGCTATCTTCAACAAAAGTATACTCTGCATATTATTTCTAATGGGTTTAAGGAAACCACCTTAACCAAAATGAATCTTTCGAATCTTAATCCATATTTCGAAAACGTAATTATTTCAGAAGATGTAGGGGTAAATAAACCCAATCCTGTTATTTTTGAGTATGCATTGGATAAAGCAAAGGCTTTAAAGACAGAAAGCATTATGATTGGCGACAGTTTGGAAGCTGATATTTATGGTGCTTTAGGTTTTGGTATGGAGGCCATCTTTTTTAATCCTTTGCAAAAAGAAAAACCTGAAGATGTAAAACAGGAAATCTTTCATTTAGAAGAATTGTTAAAACTTTTTTAA
- a CDS encoding low molecular weight protein tyrosine phosphatase family protein: protein MNILFVCSRNKWRSATAETIYKNHPEHQVRSAGTEPSARIKISVKLIIWSDLIFVMEKKHKQRIFERFPEEMYEKEIITLDIPDDYQYMDDELIEELNAKVADYS from the coding sequence ATGAATATCCTCTTTGTTTGCAGTAGAAATAAATGGCGTAGTGCTACTGCCGAGACCATTTATAAGAACCATCCCGAACACCAGGTACGCTCAGCCGGCACTGAGCCATCGGCAAGGATTAAAATCAGTGTAAAACTGATTATCTGGTCAGATCTGATCTTTGTAATGGAGAAAAAACATAAACAAAGGATTTTCGAACGTTTTCCTGAAGAAATGTACGAAAAGGAAATTATTACGCTCGATATTCCGGATGATTATCAGTACATGGATGATGAGCTTATCGAGGAGCTAAACGCAAAGGTGGCTGATTATTCATAA
- the upp gene encoding uracil phosphoribosyltransferase has protein sequence MIFDVSKTKSIANTFIAELRDEHIQKDSMRFRKNMERLGEFFAYEISRSLTYTHQEIVTPLGVSSCEVLSQQPVLATILRAGLPLQQGLLNIFDKAECCFISAYRKVDKGGDFVIQMDYISTPDLEGKVLIMADPMLATGQSMVMCCKELMNRYKIAELHIVAAIASAEGVAHVRANLPKAKLWLGAIDEEMTSKSYIVPGLGDAGDLAYGEKI, from the coding sequence ATGATTTTTGATGTAAGCAAGACAAAATCTATCGCCAATACTTTTATTGCCGAACTTCGTGACGAGCATATCCAGAAAGATTCGATGCGTTTCCGCAAAAACATGGAAAGGCTTGGTGAGTTTTTCGCCTACGAAATCAGCAGATCATTGACATACACTCATCAGGAAATCGTAACGCCTTTAGGGGTATCATCTTGTGAAGTTTTAAGCCAACAGCCTGTTTTAGCTACCATACTCCGGGCGGGGTTACCACTTCAACAGGGCCTGCTCAACATCTTCGACAAAGCCGAATGCTGCTTTATTTCTGCTTATCGCAAAGTAGATAAGGGCGGCGATTTTGTAATTCAAATGGATTACATTTCTACTCCGGATTTAGAAGGAAAAGTTTTAATTATGGCCGATCCAATGCTGGCCACCGGGCAAAGCATGGTGATGTGCTGTAAAGAGCTGATGAACCGCTACAAAATTGCCGAGCTTCATATCGTTGCTGCAATAGCAAGTGCAGAAGGTGTTGCCCATGTACGTGCCAACCTGCCTAAAGCAAAACTTTGGCTTGGGGCAATAGATGAGGAAATGACCAGTAAATCTTACATCGTACCAGGTCTTGGCGATGCCGGGGATTTAGCTTATGGAGAGAAGATTTAG
- a CDS encoding DUF6702 family protein, producing the protein MRKLKYTLLFLCCAFFSVKAGIKHPLHVSTTEVNFNAKDKTLEISCKIFSDDFEAILAKLYKQKTDLSNANMKTAMDELVKKYLLSHLQLKANGKAVAMNYIGFEIDHEATNIYLEVEKVTAIKSVEVNDTILYDMFDDQMSIVHVVKGSNRKSTKILFPEKKFIANF; encoded by the coding sequence ATGCGTAAATTAAAATATACCCTGCTGTTTTTGTGCTGTGCCTTTTTTTCTGTTAAAGCTGGTATAAAACATCCACTGCATGTAAGCACAACTGAAGTAAACTTTAATGCAAAGGATAAAACTTTAGAAATAAGCTGTAAAATTTTTTCAGACGATTTCGAGGCAATTTTAGCTAAATTATACAAACAGAAAACCGATTTAAGCAATGCAAATATGAAAACTGCAATGGATGAACTGGTAAAAAAATACCTGCTTTCTCATTTACAGCTAAAAGCCAACGGCAAAGCTGTTGCCATGAACTACATCGGATTTGAGATCGACCATGAGGCCACTAATATTTACCTGGAAGTTGAAAAAGTTACCGCTATAAAATCTGTTGAGGTTAACGACACCATTTTATACGATATGTTTGATGATCAGATGAGTATCGTACATGTGGTTAAAGGTAGCAATCGTAAAAGCACCAAAATCCTTTTCCCTGAAAAGAAATTCATAGCAAACTTTTGA
- a CDS encoding HupE/UreJ family protein, with protein sequence MPLQDFIFYFKLGWEHIISADALDHQLFVLVLVAIYSYVNLKQVLILVTAFTIGHSFTLLLSVLDIIRFDSKWVEFLIPCTIVITAISNLFRKNFSLKSIKINYFLALGFGLIHGMGFANSIRIMLAKDQNIGWGLFGFNVGLEAGQIFMVIIILLITFLIFNYTRIKRMSWVLFISAAVFSLALKMALERIPF encoded by the coding sequence ATGCCGTTACAAGATTTTATCTTTTACTTTAAATTGGGTTGGGAGCATATTATCAGTGCCGACGCTTTAGATCACCAGTTGTTTGTTTTAGTCCTGGTGGCTATTTACAGTTATGTCAATTTAAAGCAGGTACTTATATTGGTTACGGCTTTTACCATAGGCCACTCATTTACCTTACTTTTAAGCGTATTGGATATCATCAGGTTTGATAGTAAGTGGGTAGAGTTTTTGATTCCCTGTACCATTGTGATTACGGCGATCAGCAATTTGTTCAGAAAGAATTTCTCCTTAAAATCCATTAAGATCAATTACTTTTTGGCATTGGGTTTTGGATTGATCCATGGCATGGGTTTCGCTAATTCCATCAGGATTATGTTGGCAAAAGACCAGAACATTGGCTGGGGATTATTCGGCTTTAATGTAGGACTTGAGGCAGGACAGATTTTTATGGTAATTATCATTCTTTTAATTACTTTTCTAATTTTCAATTATACCCGCATAAAACGTATGAGTTGGGTTTTATTTATATCAGCAGCCGTATTTAGCCTGGCTTTAAAAATGGCTTTAGAACGAATTCCTTTTTAA
- a CDS encoding M1 family metallopeptidase, whose amino-acid sequence MNKLFTLTGLLFLSGSLVMAQNIQNNPGSNHGNKFEQLGTILPTPNEQRTASGAPGVKYWQQRADYNIKCELDEKNLLLTGSETVTYTNNSPDPLTYIWLQLDENEHSTDKNANYQDVTRMPTVGSIQSLDELSSKANNGNGINISKLTDAAGKNLKYTVNKTMMRIDLPVALRTGQKFIFNIDWNYKITDRMSVGGRGGYEFFPADGNYLFTMTQWYPRLCVYSDFQGWQNHQFTGRGEFALTFGDFKVQMTVPADHLVGSTGECINYSAVLTPTQLSRYNAAKTAAAPVEIQTLAEAKIAETKKSTAKKTWVFNANNVRDFAWTSSRKFIWDAMPQKIQANNNTVMCMSFYGKEAYSLYSKFSTRAVAHTIKTYSDFTIPYPYPVAQSIEAANGMEYPMICFNYGRTDVDGTYSESTKNGMLGVIIHEVGHNFFPMIVNSDERQWTWMDEGLNSFVEYLTEELWDNKFPSKKGPAFTIVDYMKLPKDELEPIMTNSENIARFGPNAYSKPATGLNILRETIMGRELFDYAFKEYAKRWAFKHPQPADLFRTMEDASGEDLDWFWRGWFYGTDPCDISLDSVKFAKADFPKELPAARSRMIKIDKPMVNAFEDISKIRNREDKKISFYVDKNAAAQDFYYKYDRGMVTVDTTVATKTTLPFSADVVPEAEKSKYDNKFLYELSFSNKGGLVMPIIVEFTYKDGTKELDRIPAQIWRHNELKTSKFYVKDKEVASILIDPLLETADIDTSNNTWGGKVKESKFKAYKMKASTTVRGQSVGKNPMQAAAEK is encoded by the coding sequence ATGAATAAACTATTTACTTTAACCGGCCTGTTATTCCTTTCTGGAAGTTTAGTTATGGCTCAAAATATTCAGAATAACCCTGGAAGCAACCACGGGAATAAGTTTGAGCAGTTGGGCACTATTTTGCCAACACCAAACGAACAACGCACAGCCAGTGGCGCACCGGGCGTTAAATACTGGCAGCAACGTGCCGATTATAACATTAAATGTGAACTGGATGAAAAAAACCTGTTGCTTACGGGATCTGAAACCGTAACCTATACCAACAATTCTCCTGATCCTCTAACTTATATCTGGCTGCAGCTTGATGAAAATGAGCATAGCACCGATAAAAATGCCAACTATCAGGATGTAACAAGAATGCCAACCGTAGGAAGTATCCAGTCTCTAGATGAGCTGAGTTCGAAAGCAAACAATGGCAATGGGATTAACATTTCAAAATTAACAGATGCTGCTGGCAAAAACCTAAAATATACGGTTAACAAAACCATGATGCGGATTGATTTACCAGTCGCTTTAAGAACCGGACAGAAATTTATCTTTAACATAGACTGGAACTACAAAATTACCGACAGGATGAGTGTTGGTGGGCGTGGTGGTTACGAGTTTTTCCCGGCAGATGGCAATTACCTGTTTACCATGACACAGTGGTACCCACGTTTGTGTGTTTACAGCGATTTTCAAGGCTGGCAAAACCACCAGTTTACAGGAAGAGGCGAGTTTGCTTTAACTTTTGGCGATTTTAAAGTACAGATGACTGTTCCTGCTGACCACCTAGTTGGTTCAACTGGCGAATGTATCAACTATAGCGCCGTTTTAACCCCTACGCAGTTAAGCAGGTACAATGCTGCAAAAACGGCGGCTGCACCTGTAGAGATTCAAACTTTGGCTGAAGCTAAAATAGCGGAAACCAAAAAATCAACTGCTAAAAAGACCTGGGTTTTCAATGCCAATAATGTTCGCGATTTTGCATGGACTTCTTCCCGTAAATTTATCTGGGATGCCATGCCACAAAAAATCCAGGCCAACAACAATACCGTAATGTGTATGAGTTTTTATGGGAAAGAAGCTTACAGCCTGTACAGTAAATTTTCTACTCGTGCAGTAGCACATACCATTAAAACCTATTCAGACTTTACCATTCCTTACCCTTACCCGGTTGCGCAAAGTATCGAAGCAGCCAATGGAATGGAATATCCGATGATTTGTTTTAACTATGGCCGTACCGATGTAGATGGAACTTATAGCGAAAGCACCAAAAATGGAATGCTTGGTGTAATTATCCATGAGGTTGGGCACAACTTTTTTCCGATGATTGTAAATAGTGACGAACGTCAATGGACCTGGATGGATGAAGGTTTGAACTCGTTTGTTGAATATTTAACCGAAGAGCTTTGGGATAACAAATTCCCAAGTAAAAAAGGGCCTGCCTTCACCATTGTCGATTATATGAAACTGCCTAAAGATGAGTTAGAGCCCATTATGACCAACTCTGAAAACATTGCACGTTTTGGCCCAAATGCTTATTCAAAGCCTGCTACAGGCCTGAATATACTTCGCGAAACCATTATGGGCAGGGAACTCTTCGATTACGCATTTAAAGAATATGCAAAAAGATGGGCATTTAAACATCCACAACCAGCAGATCTTTTCCGTACCATGGAAGATGCCAGTGGTGAAGATTTAGATTGGTTTTGGCGAGGTTGGTTTTATGGAACAGATCCATGCGACATTTCGTTAGACAGTGTGAAATTTGCTAAAGCAGACTTCCCTAAAGAACTTCCGGCGGCAAGATCAAGAATGATAAAAATTGATAAACCGATGGTTAATGCTTTTGAGGATATTTCAAAAATCAGAAACCGCGAAGACAAGAAAATTAGCTTTTATGTAGATAAAAATGCTGCTGCACAGGATTTTTATTATAAATACGATAGAGGAATGGTGACTGTAGATACTACAGTGGCTACTAAAACAACTCTTCCATTTTCTGCGGATGTTGTTCCGGAAGCAGAAAAAAGCAAGTACGATAATAAGTTCTTATACGAATTAAGTTTTAGCAATAAGGGAGGTTTAGTGATGCCGATTATTGTAGAATTTACCTATAAAGATGGTACAAAGGAACTTGACCGTATTCCGGCACAAATATGGAGACATAATGAATTGAAAACCTCTAAATTTTATGTAAAAGATAAAGAAGTGGCTTCTATTTTAATAGATCCTTTACTCGAAACTGCTGATATTGACACCTCAAATAATACATGGGGAGGCAAAGTAAAAGAAAGCAAGTTTAAGGCTTACAAAATGAAGGCAAGCACTACTGTAAGGGGTCAA